A window of Elgaria multicarinata webbii isolate HBS135686 ecotype San Diego chromosome 2, rElgMul1.1.pri, whole genome shotgun sequence contains these coding sequences:
- the GCA gene encoding grancalcin, with protein MTYPGFGAYGAYRGQMPMQMAMGQPVPGGVPSVAHGGSPGYSVYSGAYAAAAAADPLWTFFTAIAGQDGEVDAEELQRCLTQSGISGTYSPFSLETCRIMISMLDRENTGKMGYNEFKELWGALSAWKQNFMMIDQDRSGTVELHELTQVIVAMGYRLSPQTLIAIVKRYSKNGRIFFDDYVACCVKLRALTDFFRRRDSMQQGIVNLVYDDFLQCTMAI; from the exons TATGGAGCTTACCGTGGTCAGATGCCGATGCAAATGGCAATGGGTCAGCCAGTCCCTGGAGGAGTACCAAGTGTGGCCCATGGTGGATCTCCTGGCTATTCTGTTTATTCTGGCGCCtacgctgctgccgctgctgctgatCCCTTGTGGACATTCTTCACCGCTATTGCTGGACAG GATGGTGAAGTGGATGCTGAAGAGCTACAGAGATGTCTAACACAGTCTGGGATCAGTGGAACTTATTCTC CATTCAGCTTGGAAACCTGCAGAATTATGATATCAATGTTGGAT AGAGAGAATACTGGGAAAATGGGATACAATGAATTTAAGGAACTCTGGGGAGCTCTCAGTGCTTGGAAACAAAATTTCATGATGATCGATCAAGACCGAAGTGGAACTGTGGAACTTCATGAATTGACTCAAGTCATTGTAGCTATGG GTTATAGGCTAAGCCCACAGACACTAATTGCGATCGTAAAACGTTACAGCAAGAATGGCAGAATTTTTTTTGATGACTATGTGGCTTGCTGTGTGAAGCTTCGGGCTTTGACGG ACTTCTTCAGGAGAAGAGACAGCATGCAACAGGGCATTGTGAATCTTGTATATGATGAT ttCTTGCAGTGCACCATGGCTATCTGA